In the Anastrepha obliqua isolate idAnaObli1 chromosome 1, idAnaObli1_1.0, whole genome shotgun sequence genome, one interval contains:
- the LOC129238084 gene encoding putative histone-lysine N-methyltransferase 1, giving the protein MEWEQLTLNIRELKEKFDKSYKCVSQNRSIQKDTLNKHAKILVETFNDARILVHDNRRIINKTNWSKISKLLIKLRLNLYNVKEKYQLDIFIPTVLNSPLTLHGEEDQKSVETDLDSDPESNEETDIKENDLKDLTIPAQITLSEEDNEIEQEEGLNSSTSSADTEEYIMTDVNAQRAYIKDISNAIPEFNGQKIHLQRFVTALKLINLTKGTFEEIAVEVIKSKIVGSTLYKVQNETTINAIIKKLQDTIVGETSDVVKAKLSKTMQKGKTAEKFTTEIDNLRKLLEASYIDEGLSAEHADKFSTKEAINTMVKNCEHGKLKTILEAGNFKTMDEAVTKYIQCSTEMTGNPNSILLAQRGRGNYNNRNNYRGRGNGRGNGRGYYNNNNYNNNNRNNGQNNNYQYNNYRGNNRGNNRVNHRGNNHQNGGYNQNSYNNVRVTQNASGNSQQPLDTQQ; this is encoded by the coding sequence ATGGAATGGGAGCAACTAACCCTAAATATCCGtgaactaaaagaaaaatttgataaatcttacaaATGTGTAAGCCAGAATAGGTCAATACAAAAGGATACTTTAAATAAACATGCGAAAATTCTTGTAGAAACATTTAATGACGCAAGAATATTAGTGCATGACAATAGacgcataataaataaaactaactggtcaaaaatatcaaaattgttGATCAAATTacgtttaaatttatataacgtCAAAGAAAAGTATCAGCTAGATATTTTCATTCCAACAGTGTTAAATTCACCATTAACACTACATGGAGAAGAAGATCAGAAATCAGTTGAAACAGATTTAGATTCAGATCCTGAATCAAACGAAGAAACTGACATAAAAGAAaacgacctaaaagatcttacTATTCCTGCACAAATCACTTTATCTGAAGAAGATAATGAGATAGAACAGGAAGAAGGATTGAATTCTAGCACAAGCTCAGCAGACACAGAAGAATACATCATGACAGACGTAAACGCCCAAAGGGCATACATAAAGGACATATCGAATGCCATTCCAGAATTCAATGGACAGAAAATACATCTTCAAAGATTTGTAACAGCTTTGAAGTTAATAAATCTGACAAAAGGCACATTCGAAGAAATAGCTGTTGAGGTCATTAAGTCAAAAATTGTTGGCTCAACTCTATACAAAGTCCAAAATGAAACGACAATTAAtgcaataatcaaaaaattgcaAGATACTATAGTTGGTGAAACATCCGACGTAGTAAAAGCCAAATTGTCTAAAACAATGCAAAAAGGGAAAACTGCCGAAAAATTTACGACAGAAATTGACAATTTACGAAAGCTTTTGGAAGCTTCGTATATTGACGAAGGCCTATCAGCCGAACATGCTGACAAATTCAGCACTAAAGAAGCCATTAACACAATGGTTAAAAATTGCGAACACGGAAAGTTAAAAACAATCCTCGAGGCAGgtaatttcaaaacaatggatgaaGCCGTCACAAAGTATATACAATGTAGTACCGAAATGACAGGCAATCCCAATTCAATATTGCTAGCCCAAAGGGGCCGTGGTAATTATAACAACAGGAATAATTATCGCGGTAGAGGCAATGGTAGAGGCAATGGTCGaggttattataataataataattataataacaacaaccgcAATAATGGCCAGAATAATAATTACCAATATAATAATTACAGAGGTAATAATAGAGGAAACAACAGAGTCAACCATAGAGGAAATAACCACCAAAATGGAGGTTATAACCAAAACAGTTACAATAATGTAAGGGTGACCCAAAACGCTTCGGGAAACTCCCAACAGCCTTTAGATACTCagcagtaa